One region of Culex pipiens pallens isolate TS chromosome 2, TS_CPP_V2, whole genome shotgun sequence genomic DNA includes:
- the LOC120424961 gene encoding uncharacterized protein LOC120424961 isoform X2 yields the protein MIKEKLKGKFWDTLHFLCYDPKRLVRVIVLSICSVVVIFQLTECFHKLIHPPISTHSRFELNDSMQYPAITFCRNPPYKFDVMQRYNLTQHPKYASAFNKFDFNESTLEELFHEATYSKSDFFIQYGLNGLAENIEITSGMHLDMGQCFTMNPLVTTEHSWKAAGYSILLMHDTRNDEYFLGDDVPGWHVFIHDQSEGFAENRMQSSGRIEYLFVEVDEEVEVKLSTQHFYMLPSADNLCTTETDMSSTRCSELCHWHRVVDIVGCTGPWMPDIDVDQCDTANETQQLIKHYKLQADQDSVICGCFQPCSTTIYTAFVMNRKKFNITIPAGQIWLYYTSKMVTIVEEFHGYDLTQFVADLGGSLGFLLGLSVLGLIGLLEKIVELLFIRRLIAEKVSKRKQDKEQQKANDQKGDEISQNFSNECSDTTRAPAMA from the exons ATGATAAAGGAAAAGCTGAAAGGCAAGTTTTGGGACACTCTCCACTTTTTGTGCTACGACCCAAAACGATTAGTTCGCGTGATAGTGCTCAGTATCTGCAGTGTGGTGGTAATCTTCCAG CTCACAGAATGCTTCCACAAGCTGATTCATCCACCTATCAGCACCCACTCGCGGTTCGAGCTGAACGATTCGATGCAGTACCCGGCGATCACGTTCTGTCGCAATCCGCCGTACAAATTTGACGTGATGCAACGGTACAACCTGACCCAGCACCCAAAGTATGCCAGTGCATTCAACAAGTTCGACTTTAACGAAAGCACGCTGGAGGAGCTGTTCCACGAGGCGACCTACAGCAAGAGTGACTTTTTCATCCAGTACGGACTGAATGGATTGGCGGAGA ATATCGAAATAACCAGTGGAATGCACTTGGATATGGGGCAGTGCTTTACTATGAATCCGCTGGTAACAACGGAGCACTCGTGGAAGGCAGCTGGATATTCGATTCTGTTGATGCACGACACTAGGAATGACGAGTACTTTCTTGGGGACGATGTGCCAGGTTGGCATGTGTTTATACACGATCAGTCGGAAGGGTTTGCAG aaaaccgcatgcaatcttccggccgcatCGAGTACCTCTTCGTGGAGGTGGACGAAGAAGTTGAGGTAAAGCTGAGCACCCAGCACTTTTACATGCTACCGAGTGCGGACAACCTTTGTACCACCGAAACGGACATGAGTTCCACCCGG TGCAGTGAGCTGTGCCACTGGCACCGGGTGGTTGACATTGTCGGGTGTACCGGTCCGTGGATGCCGGACATCGACGTGGACCAGTGTGACACGGCCAACGAAACGCAGCAGCTGATCAAGCACTACAAGCTGCAGGCGGACCAGGACAGCGTCATCTGCGGGTGCTTCCAGCCGTGCTCGACCACGATCTACACGGCGTTCGTCATGAATCGGAAGAAATTTAACATTACCATTCCTGCGGGTCAGATTTGGTTGTACTACACGTCGAAAATGGTCACG ATCGTGGAGGAGTTCCACGGATACGATCTGACCCAGTTTGTGGCCGATTTGGGTGGTTCACTTGGGTTTCTGCTTGGGTTGTCCGTGCTCGGGTTGATTGGACTGCTGGAAAAAATCGTTGAATTGTTGTTCATTCGTAGGTTGATTGCCGAGAAAGTTAGTAAACGGAAGCAGGACAAGGAGCAGCAAAAGGCGAACGATCAAAAGGGGGATGAGATAAGTCAGAACTTCAGCAATGAATGTTCGGATACAAccagggccccggcgatggcctga
- the LOC120424961 gene encoding uncharacterized protein LOC120424961 isoform X1, translating to MIKEKLKGKFWDTLHFLCYDPKRLVRVIVLSICSVVVIFQLTECFHKLIHPPISTHSRFELNDSMQYPAITFCRNPPYKFDVMQRYNLTQHPKYASAFNKFDFNESTLEELFHEATYSKSDFFIQYGLNGLAENIEITSGMHLDMGQCFTMNPLVTTEHSWKAAGYSILLMHDTRNDEYFLGDDVPGWHVFIHDQSEGFAENRMQSSGRIEYLFVEVDEEVEVKLSTQHFYMLPSADNLCTTETDMSSTRCSELCHWHRVVDIVGCTGPWMPDIDVDQCDTANETQQLIKHYKLQADQDSVICGCFQPCSTTIYTAFVMNRKKFNITIPAGQIWLYYTSKMVTIVEEFHGYDLTQFVADLGGSLGFLLGLSVLGLIGLLEKIVELLFIRRLIAEKVSKRKQDKEQQKANDQKGDEISQNFSNECSDTTLAVAAVKN from the exons ATGATAAAGGAAAAGCTGAAAGGCAAGTTTTGGGACACTCTCCACTTTTTGTGCTACGACCCAAAACGATTAGTTCGCGTGATAGTGCTCAGTATCTGCAGTGTGGTGGTAATCTTCCAG CTCACAGAATGCTTCCACAAGCTGATTCATCCACCTATCAGCACCCACTCGCGGTTCGAGCTGAACGATTCGATGCAGTACCCGGCGATCACGTTCTGTCGCAATCCGCCGTACAAATTTGACGTGATGCAACGGTACAACCTGACCCAGCACCCAAAGTATGCCAGTGCATTCAACAAGTTCGACTTTAACGAAAGCACGCTGGAGGAGCTGTTCCACGAGGCGACCTACAGCAAGAGTGACTTTTTCATCCAGTACGGACTGAATGGATTGGCGGAGA ATATCGAAATAACCAGTGGAATGCACTTGGATATGGGGCAGTGCTTTACTATGAATCCGCTGGTAACAACGGAGCACTCGTGGAAGGCAGCTGGATATTCGATTCTGTTGATGCACGACACTAGGAATGACGAGTACTTTCTTGGGGACGATGTGCCAGGTTGGCATGTGTTTATACACGATCAGTCGGAAGGGTTTGCAG aaaaccgcatgcaatcttccggccgcatCGAGTACCTCTTCGTGGAGGTGGACGAAGAAGTTGAGGTAAAGCTGAGCACCCAGCACTTTTACATGCTACCGAGTGCGGACAACCTTTGTACCACCGAAACGGACATGAGTTCCACCCGG TGCAGTGAGCTGTGCCACTGGCACCGGGTGGTTGACATTGTCGGGTGTACCGGTCCGTGGATGCCGGACATCGACGTGGACCAGTGTGACACGGCCAACGAAACGCAGCAGCTGATCAAGCACTACAAGCTGCAGGCGGACCAGGACAGCGTCATCTGCGGGTGCTTCCAGCCGTGCTCGACCACGATCTACACGGCGTTCGTCATGAATCGGAAGAAATTTAACATTACCATTCCTGCGGGTCAGATTTGGTTGTACTACACGTCGAAAATGGTCACG ATCGTGGAGGAGTTCCACGGATACGATCTGACCCAGTTTGTGGCCGATTTGGGTGGTTCACTTGGGTTTCTGCTTGGGTTGTCCGTGCTCGGGTTGATTGGACTGCTGGAAAAAATCGTTGAATTGTTGTTCATTCGTAGGTTGATTGCCGAGAAAGTTAGTAAACGGAAGCAGGACAAGGAGCAGCAAAAGGCGAACGATCAAAAGGGGGATGAGATAAGTCAGAACTTCAGCAATGAATGTTC ggATACAACGCTGGCGGTGGCTgctgttaaaaattaa